One Vitis riparia cultivar Riparia Gloire de Montpellier isolate 1030 chromosome 4, EGFV_Vit.rip_1.0, whole genome shotgun sequence genomic window carries:
- the LOC117912881 gene encoding kinesin-like protein KIN-7F, which yields MGSAGGEEVMRGPSGRGERVVVSVRLRPLNEKEISRNDALDWECINDTTIIFKNHLPIPERSMYPSAYTFDRVFRSDSTTREVYEAGAKEVALSVVSGINSSIFAYGQTSSGKTFTMSGITEYTMADIYDHIERHKEREFLLKFSAMEIYNESVRDLLSSDTAPLRLLDDPERGTIVEKLTEETLRDWNHLIELLSLCEAQRQIGETALNETSSRSHQILRLTVESSAREFLGNDNSSVLTSTVNFVDLAGSERASQSLSAGTRLKEGCHINRSLLTLGTVIRKLSKGRSGHIPYRDSKLTRILQSSLGGNAKTAIICTMSPARSHVEQSRNTLLFASCAKEVTTNAQVNVVMSDKALVKHLQRELARLENSLRSPEPTSISLDTATLLRDKDLQIEKLEKELRELTLQRDLAQSQVEDLLGVVGDDRLPMIWADMDDHYPKLRVRRSWESENPTSETFALADDQTPASGLRTFALADDQTPDVGLRTCDTSQYSDGNSVDDSDDHYPPLPESEDNFLHNGTSALVSVNTPNHVAIDLSSQWDKIEEQSNANSEDLCKEVRCIEIEHSIMKRDIESNTLSPVRDTDALELKVVGNGDGANQEFTSPLLKEDKELNCNQRTVVIPSPQEFSPWLLEKENSSCRSLKLTRSRSCKASFMYCSSSPWFEKEEKDKYTPSNVFEKDFIGRPEGFQKKLASLNYDTEIDKISRKGGQTFRGSSSVDQLKEQVVTTSTDEDVTSLNTYVAGLKEMAKFQYEERLADDQESEPEANKSVKNVKDVGLDPIQDDLASPSRWPFEFKRLQKEIIELWHSCNVSLVHRTYFFLLFQGDPADSIYMEVELRRLSFLKDTFSRGNQTVVDGQALTPASSVRALRREREMLCKQMQKKLSEDERMSLFLKWGVQLNAKNRRLQLAYRLWTDTEDMNHISESASIVASLTQFVQPEEAFKEMFGLNFTPRRMSRRSHSWKLNIKPFL from the exons ACAGAGTATTTAGGTCTGATTCCACTACAAGGGAGGTATATGAGGCAGGAGCCAAGGAAGTTGCTCTTTCGGTTGTCAGTGGTATTAATT CAAGTATTTTTGCTTATGGACAAACAAGCAGTGGAAAGACATTCACTATGAGTGGAATTACTGAGTATACCATGGCAGATATATATGACCATATAGAGAGG CACAAGGAAAGAGAATTTCTTTTGAAGTTCTCTGCTATGGAGATTTACAATGAATCTGTCAGAGACCTTCTCAGCTCAGATACTGCTCCGCTTCGACTTCTGGATGATCCAGAG AGAGGAACTATTGTTGAGAAACTCACTGAGGAAACTCTGAGAGACTGGAACCATCTAATAGAGCTCCTTTCCCTATGCGAAG CCCAGAGACAAATAGGGGAGACCGCACTTAATGAAACAAGCTCTAGATCTCATCAAATTCTCAGACTG ACAGTTGAAAGTTCTGCTCGTGAGTTTTTAGGCAATGACAATTCAAGTGTTCTTACATCTACTGTG AATTTTGTTGATCTTGCTGGAAGTGAGCGTGCATCTCAGTCATTATCAGCTGGCACAAGGCTGAAAGAAGGTTGCCACATAAACCGCAGTTTATTAACCCTGGGAACTGTTATCCGTAAGCTAag CAAAGGAAGAAGTGGACATATTCCTTATAGAGATTCAAAATTAACCCGCATATTGCAGTCCTCCTTAGGAGGCAATGCCAAAACTGCTATCATATGTACTATGAGTCCTGCAAGAAGCCATGTTGAGCAATCAAGAAACACCCTCTTGTTTGCGAGTTGTGCTAAGGAAGTGACTACCAATGCACAGGTTAACGTAGTCATGTCTGATAAAGCATTAGTGAAACACCTGCAGAGAGAATTGGCTAGACTGGAGAATTCATTGAGAAGTCCAGAACCAACTTCTATCAGTCTTGATACTGCCACATTACTGAGAGATAAAGACCTTCAGATTGAAAAG TTGGAGAAAGAGTTAAGAGAGCTGACTCTGCAACGAGATCTTGCTCAATCTCAAGTTGAGGATTTACTGGGAGTCGTTGGAGATGATAGACTTCCAATGATATGG GCAGATATGGATGATCACTACCCAAAATTAAGAGTGAGGAGATCATGGGAATCTGAAAATCCAACATCAGAGACATTTGCTTTGGCAGATGATCAAACACCAGCTTCTGGTCTCAGAACATTTGCTTTGGCAGATGATCAAACACCAGATGTTGGTCTCAGAACATGTGATACATCTCAGTACTCTGATGGAAACAGTGTGGATGATTCTGACGACCACTATCCACCACTTCCTGAATCTGAAGATAATTTTCTTCACAATGGTACATCTGCACTTGTGTCAGTTAATACCCCTAATCATGTTGCAATTGATCTGAGCTCACAGTGGGACAAGATTGAAGAACAGAGTAATGCAAACTCGGAGGATCTTTGCAAGGAAGTCAGATGTATTGAGATAGAGCATTCAATCATGAAAAGAGATATAGAATCTAATACATTGTCCCCTGTAAGAGACACAGATGCCTTAGAATTGAAGGTGGTAGGGAATGGAGATGGAGCAAACCAGGAATTTACTTCACCCCTGTTGAAGGAGGATAAAGAGTTGAATTGCAACCAGCGTACTGTGGTCATTCCTTCTCCCCAAGAATTCTCACCATGGCTGCtggaaaaggaaaattctagTTGTAGAAGCTTGAAGTTAACAAGGAGTAGAAGTTGTAAAGCAAGTTTCATGTATTGCTCGTCTTCACCCTGGTttgagaaggaagaaaaagacaAGTACACACCATCCAATGTGTTTGAGAAAGACTTTATAGGAAGACCTGAGGGGTTCCAAAAGAAACTTGCTTCATTAAATTATGATACTGAAATTGACAAGATATCAAGGAAAGGTGGTCAAACTTTCAGAGGGAGTTCCTCTGTAGATCAACTCAAAGAACAAGTTGTCACGACTTCAACTGATGAGGATGTTACCAGCCTCAACACTTATGTTGCAGGACTAAAGGAAATGGCCAAGTTTCAGTATGAGGAGCGACTTGCTGATGATCAG GAGTCAGAACCAGAAGCCAACAAATCTGTAAAGAATGTAAAAGATGTTGGTTTGGATCCAATACAAGATGATTTGGCAAGTCCTTCAAGATGGCCTTTCGAATTCAAGAGACTCCAAAAAGAGATTATTGAACTCTGGCATTCTTGCAATGTGTCCTTGGTTCATAGAACGTACTTCTTCCTACTGTTTCAAGGGGATCCAGCAGATTCCATTTACATGGAGGTAGAGCTTAGAAGGCTATCCTTCCTCAAGGACACATTCTCTCGGGGTAATCAGACTGTAGTTGATGGTCAGGCTCTCACCCCTGCCTCAAG CGTGAGAGCACTTCGTCGTGAGAGGGAGATGCTGTGTAAGCAAATGCAGAAGAAGCTATCAGAAGATGAGAGAATGAGCCTCTTCCTTAAGTGGGGTGTCCAGCTGAATGCAAAGAATAGGAGACTACAGTTAGCCTACCGCTTGTGGACTGACACAGAGGACATGAACCACATTTCAGAGAGTGCCAGTATTGTTGCAAGTTTGACGCAGTTTGTACAGCCAGAGGAGGCCTTCAAGGAGATGTTTGGGCTCAACTTCACGCCCAGGCGCATGAGTAGGAGATCCCATAGTTGGAAACTTAACATTAAGCCATTCTTGTAA
- the LOC117912975 gene encoding probable LRR receptor-like serine/threonine-protein kinase At4g36180, protein MPLLLSMAVTLTPLFFLMLIFTPFLSCAQRSAETLAEIEALTAFKLNLHDPLGVLNGWDSSTPSAPCDWRGVGCSSGRVSDLRLPRLQLGGRLTDHLGDLTQLRKLSLRSNAFNGTIPSSLSKCTLLRAVFLQYNSFSGNLPPEIGNLTNLQVFNVAQNLLSGEVPGDLPLTLRYLDLSSNLFSGQIPASFSAASDLQLINLSYNDFSGEIPVTFGALQQLQYLWLDYNFLDGTLPSAIANCSALIHLSVEGNALRGVVPVAIASLPKLQVISLSHNNLSGAVPSSMFCNVSSLRIVQLGFNAFTDIVAPGTATCSSVLQVLDVQQNLMHGVFPLWLTFVTSLTMLDVSGNSFAGALPVQIGNLLRLQELKMANNSLDGEIPEELRKCSYLRVLDLEGNQFSGAVPAFLGDLTSLKTLSLGENLFSGLIPPIFGKLSQLETLNLRHNNLSGTIPEELLRLSNLTTLDLSWNKLSGEIPANIGNLSKLLVLNISGNAYSGKIPATVGNLFKLTTLDLSKQKLSGEVPDELSGLPNLQLIALQENMLSGDVPEGFSSLVSLRYLNLSSNSFSGHIPATFGFLQSVVVLSLSENLIGGLIPSEIGNCSELRVLELGSNSLSGDIPADFSRLSHLNELNLGRNNLTGEIPEEISKCSALTSLLLDTNHLSGHIPNSLSNLSNLTTLDLSTNNLTGEIPANLTLISGLVNFNVSRNDLEGEIPGLLGSRFNNPSVFAMNENLCGKPLDRKCKEINTGGRRKRLILLFAVAASGACLMALCCCFYIFSLLRWRKRLKEGAAGEKKRSPARASSGASGGRGSTDNGGPKLVMFNNNITLAETSEATRQFDEENVLSRTRYGLVFKACYNDGMVLSIRRLPDGLLDENTFRKEAEALGKVKHRNLTVLRGYYAGASDVRLLVYDYMPNGNLATLLQEASHQDGHVLNWPMRHLIALGIARGLAFLHTASMVHGDVKPQNVLFDADFEAHLSDFGLDRLTIAAPAEASTSSTSVGTLGYVSPEAVLTGETTKESDVYSFGIVLLELLTGKRPVMFTQDEDIVKWVKRQLQRGQVSELLEPGLLELDPESSEWEEFLLGVKVGLLCTAPDPLDRPTMADTVFMLEGCRVGPDIPSSADPTSQPSPA, encoded by the coding sequence ATGCCATTGCTGCTATCCATGGCTGTGACACTAACTCCTCTTTTCTTCCTCATGCTTATCTTCACCCCCTTCTTATCTTGCGCTCAACGGAGTGCTGAAACTCTGGCTGAGATTGAAGCGCTCACGGCTTTCAAACTCAATCTTCATGATCCGCTTGGAGTGTTGAACGGCTGGGATTCGTCAACGCCGTCTGCTCCATGCGACTGGCGTGGTGTGGGCTGCAGCAGTGGCCGAGTAAGCGACCTCCGCCTCCCTCGTCTACAACTAGGCGGTCGACTCACTGATCACCTTGGTGACCTGACCCAGCTGCGCAAGCTCAGTCTCCGTTCCAACGCCTTCAATGGTACAATCCCTTCTTCCCTCTCCAAATGCACTCTCCTTCGTGCCGTCTTCTTACAGTACAACTCATTCTCCGGCAATCTTCCGCCGGAGATCGGCAACCTCACCAATCTTCAAGTCTTCAATGTTGCCCAGAACCTTCTCTCCGGTGAAGTTCCCGGCGATCTTCCTCTGACTCTGCGATACCTGGATCTTTCATCCAACTTATTCTCTGGTCAAATTCCAGCGAGTTTTTCTGCCGCATCCGATCTTCAGCTCATCAACCTCTCGTACAACGACTTCTCCGGAGAGATTCCAGTGACCTTCGGCGCGCTTCAACAGCTTCAGTACCTCTGGCTTGATTACAATTTTTTGGACGGAACTCTACCTTCGGCGATCGCCAACTGCTCAGCCCTAATACATTTGAGTGTGGAGGGCAACGCGCTTCGGGGCGTAGTCCCGGTAGCGATTGCGTCTCTGCCGAAGCTTCAAGTGATTTCGCTTTCGCACAATAATCTCTCTGGTGCGGTCCCATCTTCTATGTTCTGCAACGTTTCTTCGCTTCGGATCGTTCAGCTAGGGTTTAATGCGTTCACGGACATTGTCGCGCCCGGGACAGCGACGTGTTCTAGTGTTCTGCAGGTTCTGGATGTTCAACAGAATCTGATGCACGGCGTGTTTCCTTTGTGGTTAACATTTGTCACTTCCTTAACAATGCTGGATGTTTCAGGTAACTCCTTCGCCGGCGCGCTTCCTGTTCAGATCGGAAACCTCTTGAGGTTGCAGGAACTAAAGATGGCTAATAATTCGTTAGACGGTGAGATTCCGGAGGAGTTGAGGAAGTGTAGTTATTTGCGTGTTCTTGATCTTGAAGGAAATCAATTTTCAGGGGCGGTTCCTGCGTTTTTGGGTGATCTGACAAGCTTGAAAACTTTGTCCCTTGGGGAGAATCTCTTCTCCGGTCTTATTCCACCGATTTTTGGTAAGCTCTCACAGCTAGAAACCTTGAACTTGAGGCACAACAATTTGTCCGGAACGATACCGGAGGAGCTATTGAGATTGAGTAACTTGACTACATTGGACCTAAGCTGGAACAAGCTTTCGGGTGAAATTCCAGCAAATATTGGGAATCTGAGTAAGCTACTTGTTCTGAATATTAGTGGTAACGCATATTCAGGGAAGATTCCTGCAACGGTGGGAAATTTATTCAAGCTAACGACCCTTGATTTGAGCAAGCAGAAACTTTCTGGTGAGGTGCCGGATGAGCTTTCAGGCTTGCCCAATTTGCAACTTATTGCTCTCCAGGAGAACATGTTATCTGGGGATGTTCCTGAAGGTTTCAGTAGCTTAGTGAGTCTGCGTTATTTGAACCTCAGTTCCAATTCCTTTTCCGGTCATATTCCAGCCACCTTTGGCTTTCTTCAGTCAGTGGTTGTTCTTTCATTGTCTGAAAATCTTATAGGTGGGTTGATTCCATCAGAGATAGGCAACTGCTCCGAGCTCAGAGTCCTTGAACTGGGATCAAATTCTTTGTCGGGTGACATTCCAGCTGATTTTTCTCGTCTCTCGCATCTGAATGAGCTTAATTTGGGTAGGAACAATTTAACAGGTGAAATCCCTGAAGAAATCTCAAAATGCTCGGCACTAACTTCTCTGTTGCTGGATACTAATCATCTTTCTGGTCACATTCCAAACTCATTGTCTAATTTGTCAAACCTAACAACACTGGATCTCTCTACAAACAACTTGACTGGGGAGATTCCGGCAAATCTTACACTGATCTCTGGCTTGGTAAACTTCAATGTCTCGCGAAATGATCTAGAAGGAGAGATTCCAGGACTACTGGGTTCTCGATTCAACAATCCATCTGTCTTTGCCATGAACGAAAACTTATGTGGGAAGCCCCTGGATAGGAAATGCAAAGAAATAAACACGGGTGGTAGGAGGAAGAGGCTGATTCTGTTATTTGCTGTGGCCGCAAGTGGAGCTTGCCTCATGGCATTATGCTGCTGCTTCTATATTTTCAGCCTCTTGAGGTGGCGCAAGAGGCTCAAAGAGGGGGCTGCGGGGGAGAAGAAAAGGAGCCCTGCGAGGGCAAGTTCAGGAGCCAGTGGGGGCCGTGGCAGCACTGATAATGGTGGACCAAAGCTTGTTATGTTCAATAACAACATCACACTTGCAGAAACAAGTGAAGCAACAAGGCAATTTGATGAGGAAAATGTGCTGAGCAGAACGCGATATGGTCTAGTTTTCAAGGCTTGCTACAATGATGGAATGGTTCTCTCAATTCGCCGACTCCCTGATGGACTGCTAGATGAAAACACATTCCGCAAAGAGGCTGAAGCACTAGGAAAAGTGAAACACCGTAACCTAACTGTCCTCCGCGGCTATTATGCTGGAGCATCTGATGTCAGACTCCTGGTTTACGATTACATGCCCAATGGAAACCTCGCAACCCTCCTACAAGAAGCATCCCACCAAGATGGTCATGTCCTCAATTGGCCAATGCGCCACCTTATTGCACTTGGAATCGCTCGGGGCTTAGCATTTTTACACACAGCTTCCATGGTTCATGGCGACGTCAAGCCACAAAACGTCCTATTTGACGCGGATTTTGAAGCCCATTTATCAGATTTCGGTCTCGACCGGCTGACAATTGCTGCCCCAGCAGAAGCTTCCACTTCCTCCACATCTGTTGGCACGCTAGGGTATGTCTCCCCGGAAGCAGTCCTAACAGGGGAAACCACAAAGGAATCAGATGTTTACAGCTTCGGCATTGTCTTGCTGGAACTTTTGACCGGAAAAAGACCTGTGATGTTTACACAAGACGAAGACATAGTGAAGTGGGTCAAGAGACAATTGCAAAGGGGTCAAGTCTCAGAACTGCTTGAGCCAGGACTCCTAGAACTCGATCCCGAATCATCAGAATGGGAAGAGTTCTTGCTGGGAGTGAAAGTGGGTTTGCTTTGCACCGCACCAGACCCTCTCGACCGACCCACCATGGCGGACACAGTGTTCATGCTAGAAGGTTGCCGTGTCGGACCCGATATTCCGTCGTCGGCCGATCCCACATCCCAACCCTCGCCGGcatga